From the genome of Monomorium pharaonis isolate MP-MQ-018 chromosome 2, ASM1337386v2, whole genome shotgun sequence, one region includes:
- the LOC105831265 gene encoding uncharacterized protein LOC105831265 codes for MNVQNKPNIYTINNAAPPSYDEATGSSTSTPYNPQFDQRYPPVVVGLSSSGAFTPNTYPPNYYQGRTPIQSSYPQYESAEQQNQPTTIIYSRPLITGTREDKSCKFVRIVLALLMLAIPIIFLIIIFNSILK; via the exons ATGAACGTTCAGAATAaaccaaatatttatacaataaacaatGCCGCGCCACCCTCATACGACGAGGCAACTGGATCATCTACATCAACGCCATACAATCCACAATTCGATCAAAGATATCCACCTGTAGTAGTCGGTCTGTCATCTTCGGGAGCGTTTACGCCTAATACATATCCACCTAATTATTATCAAGGTAGAACACCTATTCAATCGTCTTATCCACAATATGAATCAGCGGAACAGCAAAATCAACCAACGACCATAATTTATAGCAGACCGTTGATAACGGGGACTAGAGAAGACAAat CATGCAAGTTTGTTCGAATAGTCTTGGCACTACTTATGTTGGCAATtccaatcatttttttaataataatatttaattctattctaaaataa